A DNA window from Scomber japonicus isolate fScoJap1 chromosome 14, fScoJap1.pri, whole genome shotgun sequence contains the following coding sequences:
- the valopa gene encoding vertebrate ancient long opsin a, with protein MDTLSLAVNAVSYTVAAELSTADDPFNGPIRNIAPWNFTILAVLMFVVTSLSLSENFLVMFVTFKFKQLRQPLNYIIVNLAIADFLVSLTGGLISFLTNARGYFFLGKWACVLEGFAVTFFGIVALWSLAVLSFERFFVICRPLGNIRLQAKHAILGLLFVWTFSFIWTFPPVLGWNRYTISKIGTTCEPDWYSTNITDHSYIITFFATCFILPLGVIFFCYGKLLRKLRKVSHGRLASAKKPERQVTRMVVVMIVAFMVGWTPYAAFSILVTAHPSIELDPRMASIPAFFSKTAAVYNPIIYVFMNKQFRKCLIQLFTGMGTIPDSHMNQTSERPGITAESQTGEMSAIAARIPVGGTVSPRSDDSPTDCGSFAQLPIPENKVCPM; from the exons ATGGATACTTTAAGTCTGGCTGTGAACGCTGTGTCCTACACTGTGGCAGCGGAACTCTCCACTGCTGATGATCCGTTCAATGGACCCATCAGAAACATCGCGCCTTGGAACTTCACTATCTTGGCTGTGCTTATGTTTGTGGTCACCTCGCTGTCTCTCAGCGAAAATTTCCTCGTCATGTTTGTCACTTTCAAGTTCAAACAACTTAGACAGCCCCTCAACTACATTATAGTTAATTTGGCCATCGCTGACTTTCTGGTCTCCCTCACTGGTGGACTAATAAGTTTCCTCACAAACGCCAGGGGTTATTTCTTTCTTGGGAAGTGGGCTTGCGTCTTGGAGGGGTTCGCTGTTACTTTTTTCG GGATTGTGGCCCTGTGGTCCCTGGCTGTTCTGTCCTTCGAGCGATTCTTTGTGATCTGCCGGCCTCTGGGGAACATCCGACTGCAAGCAAAGCATGCGATTCTGGGTCTGCTGTTTGTCTGGACCTTCTCCTTCATCTGGACCTTCCCTCCAGTGCTGGGTTGGAACAGATACACTATAAGCAAGATCGGAACCACCTGTGAGCCTGACTG GTATTCAACCAATATCACAGACCACAGCTACATCATCACTTTCTTCGCCACCTGCTTCATTCTGCCCCTTGGAGTGATATTCTTCTGCTATGGAAAGCTCCTGCGGAAACTCAGGAAG GTGTCTCATGGTCGCTTGGCCAGTGCCAAGAAGCCTGAGCGGCAGGTGACCCgtatggtggtggtgatgattgTGGCATTCATGGTGGGCTGGACACCGTACGCAGCCTTCTCCATACTAGTCACAGCTCATCCGTCCATTGAACTTGATCCCAGGATGGCTTCCatccctgccttcttttccaAGACAGCCGCTGTCTACAACCCAATCATCTACGTCTTCATGAACAAACAG TTCAGGAAGTGCCTAATCCAGCTCTTCACCGGCATGGGCACCATCCCAGACAGCCACATGAACCAGACGTCAGAACGACCTGGAATTACTGCTGAGAGTCAAACAGGAGAAATGTCAGCCATCGCGGCCCGTATCCCTGTGGGTGGTACAGTGTCTCCCAGGTCTGACGACTCTCCGACCGACTGTGGCTCCTTCGCCCAGCTGCCCATCCCAGAGAACAAAGTGTGCCCGATGTAA